One Mycolicibacterium fortuitum subsp. fortuitum genomic window carries:
- a CDS encoding DUF5336 domain-containing protein, whose amino-acid sequence MTYPPSNPGYPPTPQSGSQFDATQQFAKAVPAQTPAAPAAPVAVNVVPGENKLPEILLAVVAGVGLLIYFVSFAFEIQAVIGSLIIAVPLVAGLVAGVSVLPKQKNRVAPAAVLATLGLLLAISVSVAAGGGADWTIWVLLVLTLIQAGAAIAALLFHAGIITPPAPKPQFDQQPQYGQYGGPSQYYGQQHQPQHGGQPYQQAQPQQPGYPSQYGGYSSGPNTGGYPVQSPQGPQGQQGQQPSGPPTPPTGYPTYGQPQQSGSSAPSGGPAQQPPSQQSGPAPS is encoded by the coding sequence ATGACCTACCCGCCCAGTAATCCCGGATACCCGCCGACCCCGCAGTCGGGTTCGCAGTTTGATGCCACCCAGCAGTTCGCGAAGGCTGTTCCCGCTCAGACACCCGCGGCGCCGGCAGCGCCGGTCGCGGTCAATGTGGTGCCCGGCGAGAACAAGCTGCCCGAGATCCTGCTGGCAGTGGTCGCAGGTGTGGGCCTGCTCATCTACTTCGTCAGCTTCGCTTTCGAGATCCAGGCGGTGATCGGTTCGCTGATCATCGCGGTTCCGCTGGTGGCCGGGCTCGTGGCGGGTGTCAGTGTGCTGCCGAAACAGAAGAACCGTGTGGCGCCTGCCGCGGTCCTGGCCACGCTGGGCCTGCTGCTCGCCATCTCCGTCTCGGTGGCCGCGGGCGGCGGCGCCGACTGGACGATCTGGGTGCTGCTCGTCCTCACCCTGATCCAGGCGGGCGCCGCGATCGCCGCGCTGCTCTTCCATGCGGGCATCATCACGCCTCCGGCTCCCAAGCCGCAGTTCGATCAGCAGCCGCAGTATGGCCAGTACGGTGGCCCGTCGCAGTACTACGGCCAGCAGCACCAGCCGCAGCACGGCGGTCAGCCCTACCAGCAGGCCCAGCCGCAGCAGCCCGGCTACCCGTCGCAGTACGGCGGCTACTCCAGCGGTCCGAACACCGGTGGTTACCCGGTGCAGTCCCCGCAGGGCCCGCAGGGGCAGCAAGGTCAGCAGCCGAGCGGTCCGCCCACGCCCCCGACCGGCTACCCCACCTACGGTCAGCCGCAGCAGTCCGGCTCGTCGGCGCCGTCCGGCGGCCCGGCACAGCAGCCGCCTTCACAGCAATCTGGCCCTGCGCCGTCGTAA
- the sfnG gene encoding dimethylsulfone monooxygenase SfnG, protein MTTERIADHVKFAYWVPNVSGGLVTSDIEQRTDWNYEYNKKLAQTAENNGFEYALSQVRYEASYGAEYQHESTSFSLALLLATQRLKVIAAVHPGLWQPAVLAKLGATADHLSNGRFAVNVVSGWFKDEFTHLGEPWLEHDERYRRSAEFLQVLRKIWTEDDVDFRGDFYRIHDFTLKPKPLNTPDRPNPELFQGGNSTAARRNGGRYADWYFSNGKDFEGLTEQVVEVRDHARNADREVKFGLNGFIIARDSETEAKEVLKEIIAKANKPAVEGFHSAVQQAGNSTGDKKGMWADSSFEDLVQYNDGFRTQLIGTPEQIAERIAAYRKRGVDLILGGFLHFQEEIEYFGAKVLPLVREIEAAETDSVDAPVLVSA, encoded by the coding sequence ATGACGACTGAACGCATCGCCGACCACGTCAAGTTCGCCTACTGGGTGCCCAACGTCAGCGGCGGCCTGGTCACCAGCGATATCGAGCAGCGCACCGACTGGAACTACGAGTACAACAAGAAGCTCGCGCAGACCGCGGAGAACAACGGTTTCGAATATGCCTTGTCGCAGGTTCGCTACGAGGCCAGTTATGGCGCCGAGTACCAGCATGAATCCACCAGTTTCAGCCTTGCCCTGTTGCTGGCCACGCAGAGACTCAAAGTAATCGCCGCGGTTCATCCGGGGCTGTGGCAGCCGGCAGTGCTGGCCAAGCTCGGTGCCACCGCCGACCACCTCAGCAATGGCCGCTTCGCCGTCAATGTCGTCTCGGGCTGGTTCAAAGACGAGTTCACCCACTTGGGTGAACCATGGCTCGAACACGACGAGCGCTACCGTCGCAGCGCGGAGTTCCTGCAGGTGCTGCGCAAGATCTGGACCGAGGACGACGTGGATTTCCGCGGCGACTTCTATCGAATCCACGATTTCACCCTCAAACCCAAGCCGCTGAACACCCCCGATCGTCCCAACCCCGAGCTGTTTCAGGGCGGCAACTCCACCGCGGCCCGACGCAACGGCGGCCGCTACGCCGACTGGTACTTCTCCAACGGCAAAGACTTCGAAGGGCTGACCGAACAGGTAGTCGAGGTACGCGATCATGCCCGCAACGCCGACAGAGAGGTGAAGTTCGGCCTCAACGGATTCATCATCGCCCGCGACTCAGAGACGGAGGCGAAAGAAGTCCTCAAAGAGATCATCGCCAAGGCCAACAAGCCCGCTGTCGAAGGCTTCCACAGCGCGGTGCAGCAGGCGGGCAACTCCACGGGCGACAAGAAGGGCATGTGGGCCGATTCAAGTTTCGAAGATCTGGTGCAGTACAACGACGGCTTCCGCACCCAGCTGATCGGCACGCCCGAGCAGATCGCCGAACGCATCGCCGCCTACCGCAAACGCGGCGTGGACCTCATCCTCGGCGGATTCCTGCATTTCCAAGAAGAAATCGAGTACTTCGGCGCCAAGGTTTTGCCGCTGGTTCGCGAGATCGAAGCAGCGGAAACGGATTCCGTCGACGCACCCGTCCTGGTATCAGCTTGA
- a CDS encoding oxygenase MpaB family protein, with product MTATSDVSMPAIEESDDIELVPLDSLTGEHTGRWTFLIVDGAAFMMQAMHPVIAEITGRYSAAFHGDPGGRAIRSVDSVLRWTYGGTEAVAEGNRVRALHQPITMKSAETGKQISALNPEAYQWVIATGYIVNAEGGGKLLIGRDFTDAEKDELLRDNRRLARLLHVPMNGYPSTRAEMTEYYEAMIDKVEGTPQALQLIDEMQTGNVALPPSVPKLLHPLVRRVLRPALRFNYLSVVGLLDPRLRAKLGVTWSEAEERQLQRIYAVIRAAYRILPDRLTYFPLAYHARKHHECLEKMKLRQQSSFAYNLSERPAARGL from the coding sequence ATGACCGCTACATCGGACGTCTCAATGCCGGCCATCGAAGAATCGGACGACATCGAACTGGTTCCGCTCGACTCCCTGACCGGTGAGCACACCGGCAGGTGGACCTTCCTGATCGTCGACGGGGCGGCGTTCATGATGCAGGCGATGCACCCCGTCATCGCCGAGATCACCGGCCGCTATTCGGCTGCGTTCCACGGGGATCCGGGCGGACGAGCAATTCGCAGCGTCGACTCGGTGCTGCGCTGGACCTACGGCGGCACCGAGGCTGTCGCCGAGGGAAACCGGGTGCGCGCACTGCACCAGCCGATCACGATGAAGAGCGCCGAGACCGGAAAGCAGATCAGTGCGCTCAATCCCGAGGCATATCAATGGGTGATCGCCACCGGCTACATCGTCAACGCCGAAGGCGGCGGCAAGCTGCTGATCGGACGCGACTTCACCGACGCTGAGAAGGACGAGCTACTGCGGGACAACCGCCGGCTCGCGCGCCTGCTGCACGTGCCGATGAACGGCTATCCGTCGACGCGCGCCGAGATGACCGAGTACTACGAGGCCATGATCGACAAGGTGGAAGGTACGCCCCAGGCCTTACAGCTGATCGATGAGATGCAGACCGGTAATGTCGCGCTCCCGCCGTCAGTGCCGAAGCTGTTGCATCCCTTGGTTCGTCGGGTCCTACGACCCGCACTGCGGTTCAACTATCTGTCGGTGGTCGGGCTGCTCGATCCCCGGTTGCGGGCCAAGCTGGGTGTCACGTGGAGCGAGGCCGAGGAGCGTCAACTTCAGCGCATCTATGCCGTGATCCGCGCCGCCTACCGGATCCTGCCCGACCGGCTCACCTACTTCCCGCTGGCTTATCACGCGCGCAAACACCATGAGTGCCTTGAGAAGATGAAGCTGCGTCAGCAGAGTTCGTTCGCCTACAACCTGTCAGAACGTCCAGCTGCCAGAGGGTTGTAA
- the purN gene encoding phosphoribosylglycinamide formyltransferase encodes MQQPLQVPPSAPARLVVLASGTGSLLASLLAAAVDDYPARVVAVGTDRRCAAVDIAAAAGVPSYTVRLGDYADRSAWDTALTEATAEHRPDLVVSAGFMKILGGQFLSRFPGRVVNTHPALLPAFPGAHAVPEALAYGVRVTGCTVHLVDSGMDTGPILAQQAVEVLDDDSEETLHERIKVVERRLLVDVLAALATRGVTWTGRKATIGC; translated from the coding sequence GTGCAGCAACCGCTACAAGTGCCTCCGAGTGCACCGGCGCGGCTGGTAGTGCTGGCTTCGGGGACAGGATCGTTGCTCGCTTCGCTACTGGCCGCCGCCGTCGACGACTATCCCGCGCGCGTGGTCGCAGTCGGCACCGACCGCAGATGCGCCGCAGTGGACATCGCCGCAGCCGCGGGGGTGCCGTCCTACACCGTGCGGCTCGGCGATTACGCGGACCGCAGTGCCTGGGATACGGCGCTTACCGAGGCCACTGCCGAACACCGACCCGATCTGGTGGTCTCGGCCGGTTTCATGAAAATTCTGGGCGGCCAGTTTCTTTCCCGGTTCCCAGGCCGCGTCGTGAACACCCATCCGGCCTTGTTGCCCGCGTTTCCCGGGGCCCATGCGGTACCGGAGGCGTTGGCATACGGCGTGCGGGTGACGGGCTGCACGGTGCACCTCGTGGACTCGGGGATGGATACCGGGCCGATTCTGGCCCAGCAGGCTGTCGAGGTGCTCGATGATGACAGCGAAGAGACGTTGCATGAGCGCATCAAGGTGGTCGAACGTCGACTGCTGGTGGATGTGCTGGCCGCGCTGGCAACCCGCGGCGTGACCTGGACTGGACGAAAGGCAACCATCGGATGTTGA
- a CDS encoding acetyl-CoA acetyltransferase has translation MVDPRTPVIVGVGQFTERIDLDGYRGMSSVELATEAARAALRDTGADIAAVAHAIDTVAGTRQFEISGPQSATLGVSNNYPRSVARNVGAEPARAILEVIGGQSPQHLVTEFSAAIAAGETDVVLLFGSENTSTLRYFSKRDDKPDHSETIEGQLEDRGYGYDGIFDEYTVKHGLIGAPVQYGLLENARRARLGLSVSDYRQAMAELFAPFSKVAAKNPYSSSPVERSAQELATVTESNRMICDPYPRLMVARDQVNQGAAVLLMSVESARKLGVPEEKWVYLRGHADMKEIKLLERAELGYSEAAVIAVNEALRVAGITLDDIAAFDLYSCFPFPVFNICDGTGLAPDDERGLTLTGGLPFFGGPGNNYSMHGIAEAVNEMRDKPGQFALVGGNGGIASKYSVGIYSTGPADWVADGSAALQDEFNAQQRVAITEKADGPATIETYTVRYDWTPRTGIIIGRLDSDGGRFLATTTDEALLGLLTDGEPLGASIVVTSGEKRNTATLA, from the coding sequence ATGGTCGATCCGCGCACCCCTGTCATCGTCGGCGTCGGGCAGTTCACCGAACGCATCGACCTCGACGGCTACCGCGGGATGTCCTCGGTCGAGCTGGCCACCGAGGCTGCCAGGGCAGCCTTGCGCGATACCGGCGCTGATATCGCCGCCGTGGCGCACGCCATCGACACTGTGGCGGGCACGCGGCAGTTCGAGATCTCGGGCCCGCAGTCCGCGACGCTGGGCGTATCCAACAACTACCCGCGTTCAGTCGCGCGCAATGTCGGCGCCGAGCCGGCCCGCGCCATCCTCGAGGTGATCGGCGGCCAGAGCCCTCAGCACCTCGTCACCGAATTCTCGGCCGCCATCGCAGCCGGCGAGACTGATGTGGTGCTGCTGTTCGGCTCGGAGAACACCTCGACGCTGCGGTATTTCTCCAAGCGCGACGACAAGCCGGACCATTCCGAGACCATCGAGGGACAGCTGGAGGACCGTGGCTACGGGTACGACGGCATCTTCGACGAGTACACGGTCAAGCACGGGCTGATCGGCGCTCCGGTGCAATACGGCCTGCTGGAGAACGCACGCCGGGCGAGGCTCGGGCTGTCGGTGAGTGATTACCGGCAGGCGATGGCCGAGTTGTTCGCGCCGTTCTCCAAAGTGGCCGCCAAGAACCCGTATTCGTCGTCCCCGGTGGAGCGTTCGGCGCAGGAGCTGGCCACCGTCACCGAGAGCAACCGGATGATCTGCGACCCGTACCCGCGGTTGATGGTGGCGCGCGATCAGGTCAATCAGGGTGCCGCGGTATTGCTGATGTCGGTCGAATCCGCCCGCAAACTCGGTGTGCCCGAGGAGAAGTGGGTTTACCTGCGCGGGCATGCCGACATGAAGGAGATCAAGCTGCTGGAGCGCGCTGAGCTGGGCTACAGCGAAGCCGCGGTGATCGCGGTGAACGAAGCCCTGCGCGTCGCGGGTATCACCCTCGACGACATCGCGGCGTTCGACCTGTACAGCTGCTTCCCGTTCCCGGTGTTCAACATCTGTGACGGCACCGGACTGGCGCCCGACGACGAGCGTGGTCTCACGCTGACCGGTGGTCTGCCCTTCTTCGGCGGCCCGGGCAACAACTACTCGATGCACGGCATCGCCGAGGCTGTCAATGAAATGCGGGACAAGCCAGGTCAATTCGCACTGGTCGGCGGCAACGGTGGTATCGCGAGCAAGTATTCGGTCGGCATCTACTCGACCGGGCCCGCCGACTGGGTGGCCGACGGCAGCGCGGCACTGCAGGACGAGTTCAATGCGCAACAGCGGGTCGCCATCACGGAAAAGGCCGACGGTCCGGCCACCATCGAGACCTACACCGTCCGCTACGACTGGACGCCGCGCACCGGCATCATCATCGGCCGGCTGGATTCCGACGGCGGCCGCTTCCTGGCCACGACCACGGACGAGGCGCTGCTGGGGTTGCTCACCGATGGGGAGCCGCTGGGCGCATCGATCGTCGTGACTTCCGGCGAGAAGCGAAACACCGCGACGCTGGCATAG
- a CDS encoding cell division protein PerM, whose amino-acid sequence MSNRPVGTRQARELLRVAFGPSIVALVVIAAVVLLQLLIANSDMTGAFGAIASMWLGVHQVPVSIGGRELGVMPLLPVLAMIWGTARTTAAATAPNSSWLVTRWVVASALGGPILVAAILLAVIHDAASVIGELQTPNALRAFCSVLVVHVIGALIGVGSKVGRRTLDTLPLPGWLPDAIRAAVAGVLALFGLSGAVTAVSLVVHWGTMHDLFAITDSLFGQLSLTLLSILYIPNVIVGASAIAVGSSAHVGLAAFSSFTVFGGDIPAVPVLAAVPTPPLGPIWVALLIVGAASAVAVGQQCARRPLPLGPATAKLLTASVLAAVTMALAGYAGGGRLGNFGSVGVDQSTFGPAVFLWFVGIGGLTVAMSGGLTRRPRPVAPPQPEPAPPQPESPDEVDDDVVESTIQYEEPDPEPELEPDEPLVSWSADEPSVDEPEVREAAPDEYVDGYVEYDDVQEAVVEPRPRRYEDLEDDPEDHFIVDDIPDDPATGDQPRRTGD is encoded by the coding sequence GTGAGTAACCGGCCAGTCGGCACCCGCCAGGCACGTGAGTTGCTCCGGGTCGCGTTCGGGCCGTCCATTGTCGCGCTGGTGGTCATCGCCGCAGTGGTGCTGTTGCAGCTGCTGATTGCCAACAGCGACATGACGGGCGCGTTCGGTGCGATCGCCAGCATGTGGCTGGGCGTACACCAGGTGCCGGTGTCCATCGGTGGCCGTGAGCTCGGTGTGATGCCGCTGCTGCCGGTGCTGGCCATGATCTGGGGCACGGCGCGCACGACAGCCGCCGCGACCGCCCCCAATTCCTCCTGGTTGGTCACCCGTTGGGTCGTCGCCTCGGCGCTCGGCGGGCCCATTCTCGTCGCGGCCATCCTCTTGGCCGTCATCCATGATGCCGCCTCCGTGATCGGCGAACTCCAAACCCCGAATGCCCTGCGGGCCTTCTGCAGCGTGCTGGTGGTCCACGTGATCGGCGCGCTGATCGGCGTCGGTTCGAAGGTCGGTCGCCGCACGCTGGACACCCTGCCGCTGCCGGGCTGGCTGCCCGACGCGATCCGGGCCGCCGTCGCCGGTGTGCTCGCCCTGTTCGGACTCTCCGGTGCGGTCACCGCCGTGTCCCTGGTGGTGCACTGGGGCACGATGCACGATCTTTTCGCCATCACCGACAGTCTGTTCGGCCAGCTCAGCCTGACCCTGTTGTCGATCCTCTACATCCCCAACGTGATCGTGGGCGCCTCGGCCATCGCGGTGGGTTCCAGTGCGCATGTCGGATTGGCAGCCTTCAGCTCCTTCACGGTGTTCGGCGGCGACATCCCGGCTGTGCCGGTACTGGCGGCAGTGCCTACACCGCCACTGGGCCCGATCTGGGTGGCGCTGTTGATCGTGGGCGCAGCCTCCGCGGTAGCGGTCGGGCAGCAGTGTGCACGACGCCCGCTCCCGCTCGGGCCGGCCACCGCCAAGTTGCTGACGGCGTCGGTGTTGGCCGCGGTGACGATGGCCTTGGCCGGTTACGCCGGTGGCGGCCGCCTGGGCAATTTCGGCTCCGTCGGGGTGGATCAGTCGACCTTCGGACCTGCGGTGTTCCTGTGGTTCGTCGGGATCGGCGGGCTGACGGTGGCGATGTCCGGCGGCCTGACCCGCAGGCCACGACCCGTGGCCCCGCCCCAGCCTGAGCCGGCGCCCCCGCAACCCGAGTCCCCCGACGAAGTCGACGACGATGTCGTCGAGAGCACCATCCAATACGAGGAACCGGACCCTGAACCCGAGCTCGAACCTGACGAGCCGCTGGTGTCGTGGTCGGCGGACGAGCCGTCGGTGGACGAGCCGGAGGTCCGCGAAGCCGCTCCTGACGAGTACGTCGACGGGTATGTCGAGTACGACGACGTGCAGGAAGCCGTCGTTGAACCCCGTCCTCGGCGTTACGAGGACCTCGAGGACGATCCCGAGGACCACTTCATCGTCGACGACATCCCCGATGACCCCGCGACCGGCGATCAGCCGCGCCGCACGGGCGACTAG
- a CDS encoding TetR/AcrR family transcriptional regulator codes for MVAKIIATAVKMLKKTDPEQITTNAIAARAGVSKGSVYQYFANKEELIHAAIEQLAAEQAPLIEDMLRSVTMEQPQEAMQASIDILIDFTIANRKLIRYVADRPDYARTLENASGLNATLLALTTLHMAHYRDQYRHELSPRALAWLFFNMAVATTTRYIESDDPIQLDELRSGLKFASAGLLAAGRQ; via the coding sequence ATGGTCGCAAAAATCATTGCGACTGCGGTGAAGATGCTGAAGAAGACCGATCCCGAGCAGATCACCACCAACGCCATTGCCGCCCGGGCCGGGGTCAGCAAGGGATCGGTCTACCAGTACTTCGCCAACAAGGAGGAGCTGATCCATGCCGCGATCGAGCAGCTGGCCGCCGAGCAGGCACCGTTGATCGAGGACATGCTTCGCTCCGTCACCATGGAACAGCCGCAGGAGGCCATGCAGGCGTCGATCGACATCCTGATCGATTTCACGATCGCCAACCGGAAGTTGATCCGCTATGTCGCAGACCGGCCCGACTATGCCCGCACGCTGGAAAACGCCTCTGGCCTGAACGCGACGCTGCTGGCGTTGACCACGCTGCACATGGCGCACTACCGGGACCAGTACCGCCACGAGCTGAGCCCGCGGGCGTTGGCGTGGTTGTTCTTCAACATGGCCGTGGCCACCACCACCCGCTATATCGAAAGCGACGACCCGATCCAGCTCGACGAGCTGCGCAGCGGATTGAAGTTCGCCTCGGCCGGACTGCTGGCGGCCGGGCGACAGTAG
- the purH gene encoding bifunctional phosphoribosylaminoimidazolecarboxamide formyltransferase/IMP cyclohydrolase, which produces MSEKKPIRRALISVYDKTGLADLARGLHEAGVAIVSTGSTAKTIAAAGVPVTPVEDVTGFPEVLDGRVKTLHPRVHAGLLADTRKPEHVAALAELEVEAFELVVVNLYPFSETVESGASVDECVEQIDIGGPSMVRAAAKNHPSVAVVVDPLGYDGVLAAVRAGGFTLAERKILASLAFRHTAEYDVAVASWMGSTLAPEEPAQKLPQWFGGTWHRNAVLRYGENPHQQAAVYRDDSAWPGLAQAEQLHGKEMSYNNYTDADAAWRAAFDHEEICVAIIKHANPCGIAISSESVADAHRKAHECDPLSAFGGVIASNTEVSVEMAETVADIFTEVIIAPAYEAGAVEILARKKNIRILVASEPLVGGIELRQISGGVLLQQRDALDAPGDDPANWTLATGEPADPQTLGELVFAWRACRAVKSNAIVVVKDGATVGVGMGQVNRVDAAGLAVQRAGDRVVGAVAASDAFFPFPDGLETLTNAGVKAIVHPGGSVRDAEVTAAAEAAGITLYLTGARHFAH; this is translated from the coding sequence GTGAGCGAGAAGAAACCGATCCGGCGGGCGCTGATCAGTGTCTATGACAAGACCGGTCTGGCCGATCTGGCCCGCGGCCTGCACGAGGCGGGCGTGGCTATCGTCTCGACCGGCTCGACCGCCAAAACCATTGCCGCTGCCGGTGTTCCGGTCACTCCCGTCGAGGATGTGACGGGCTTTCCCGAGGTGCTCGACGGCCGGGTCAAGACCCTGCACCCGCGTGTGCACGCCGGCCTGCTGGCCGACACCCGCAAGCCCGAGCATGTTGCGGCGCTGGCCGAGCTCGAGGTCGAGGCGTTCGAGCTCGTGGTGGTGAACCTGTACCCGTTCTCCGAGACCGTCGAGTCCGGGGCGTCGGTGGACGAATGTGTCGAGCAGATCGACATCGGCGGGCCGTCGATGGTGCGTGCGGCCGCCAAGAACCATCCGAGTGTGGCTGTCGTGGTCGACCCGCTCGGCTATGACGGCGTGCTGGCCGCGGTACGCGCCGGCGGCTTCACGCTGGCCGAGCGGAAGATCCTGGCCTCGTTGGCGTTCCGGCACACCGCCGAGTACGACGTGGCGGTGGCGAGCTGGATGGGGTCGACGCTGGCGCCGGAAGAGCCCGCCCAGAAGCTGCCGCAGTGGTTCGGCGGCACCTGGCATCGCAACGCGGTGCTGCGCTATGGCGAGAACCCGCATCAACAGGCCGCGGTGTATCGCGACGACTCGGCGTGGCCCGGACTGGCCCAGGCTGAGCAGCTGCACGGCAAGGAGATGTCCTACAACAACTACACCGATGCCGATGCGGCCTGGCGGGCGGCGTTCGACCACGAAGAGATCTGTGTGGCGATCATCAAGCACGCCAACCCTTGTGGCATCGCCATCTCATCGGAGTCTGTGGCCGATGCGCACCGCAAGGCTCACGAGTGTGATCCGCTCAGTGCGTTCGGCGGCGTCATCGCCTCCAACACCGAGGTCAGTGTCGAGATGGCCGAGACCGTCGCCGACATCTTCACCGAGGTGATCATCGCCCCGGCCTACGAGGCCGGTGCCGTCGAAATCCTGGCCCGCAAGAAGAACATCCGCATCCTGGTGGCCTCCGAGCCGCTGGTCGGTGGCATCGAGCTCCGCCAGATCAGTGGTGGGGTGCTCCTGCAGCAGCGCGACGCACTCGACGCGCCGGGCGATGACCCGGCCAACTGGACCCTGGCCACCGGTGAGCCGGCGGACCCGCAGACTCTCGGCGAGTTGGTGTTTGCCTGGCGGGCCTGCCGGGCGGTGAAGTCCAATGCGATCGTCGTGGTCAAGGACGGCGCCACCGTGGGTGTCGGTATGGGACAGGTCAATCGCGTCGACGCGGCCGGGCTGGCCGTGCAGCGGGCCGGGGATCGGGTGGTCGGTGCGGTCGCCGCCTCTGATGCGTTCTTCCCGTTCCCGGACGGCTTGGAGACGCTGACCAATGCCGGTGTGAAGGCCATCGTGCATCCCGGCGGGTCAGTGCGTGACGCCGAGGTGACCGCAGCCGCCGAGGCTGCCGGCATCACGCTGTACCTCACCGGTGCAAGGCATTTCGCACACTAG
- a CDS encoding alpha/beta hydrolase, which translates to MNSLDWRSRPATVHFGPASLQSRALGWTTAIFVRPLLGLLTLIGLGVNRVAPELLQRAHLDVIDRPLRVIKPLPGTEVTPVALPNCPAEWVIAPEARDSDRVIVYMHGSALVTLGLNSHRRFVSKLSATTGARVLNVGYRLAPQADIDDAVTDGLDGYRLALSLGFAPEKIVLAGDSAGGLFAADTALATRDAGLPVPAGQVLLSPLTSSDMDLKYRALQEHRDVMFPFMTVKFIYDVFATVNGTRPTPVMPPEADLHGLGPFLLQVGTHEMLLNDAFALADKLQAAGVPVWVQVWDRAMHMFQLSFDINPDACRAVEEITSFIAYATTEAEDEVSA; encoded by the coding sequence GTGAATTCGCTCGATTGGCGTAGCCGGCCGGCCACCGTGCACTTCGGCCCCGCATCCTTGCAGTCCAGGGCACTCGGCTGGACCACCGCGATCTTCGTTCGCCCATTGCTGGGTCTGCTGACCCTGATCGGGCTCGGGGTCAACCGCGTCGCACCGGAACTGCTGCAGCGCGCCCATCTCGACGTCATCGACCGGCCCCTGCGGGTCATCAAACCGCTGCCAGGCACCGAGGTGACGCCCGTGGCGCTGCCCAACTGCCCGGCCGAATGGGTGATCGCGCCCGAGGCCCGCGACTCCGACCGGGTGATCGTCTATATGCACGGCTCCGCGCTGGTGACCCTCGGGCTGAACTCACACCGCCGCTTCGTGTCCAAGCTGTCGGCCACCACCGGCGCGCGCGTGCTCAACGTCGGCTACCGACTGGCCCCGCAGGCCGACATCGACGACGCCGTCACCGACGGGCTCGACGGCTACCGCCTGGCGCTGTCGCTCGGGTTCGCCCCCGAAAAGATTGTCCTGGCCGGTGATTCAGCCGGTGGTTTGTTCGCCGCCGACACCGCGCTGGCCACCCGCGACGCCGGGCTGCCGGTGCCCGCCGGGCAGGTGCTGCTCTCACCGTTGACCTCCTCCGACATGGACCTGAAATACCGTGCGCTGCAGGAGCATCGCGACGTCATGTTCCCGTTCATGACCGTGAAGTTCATCTACGACGTGTTCGCCACCGTCAACGGCACCCGGCCCACACCGGTGATGCCGCCCGAGGCGGACCTGCACGGGCTCGGGCCCTTCCTGCTCCAGGTCGGCACGCACGAGATGCTGCTCAACGACGCCTTCGCCCTTGCCGACAAGCTGCAGGCCGCCGGGGTGCCGGTATGGGTTCAGGTGTGGGACAGGGCGATGCACATGTTCCAGCTGAGCTTCGACATCAACCCCGATGCGTGCCGCGCGGTCGAAGAGATCACCTCGTTCATCGCGTACGCGACCACCGAGGCAGAGGACGAAGTCAGCGCGTAG
- a CDS encoding LLM class F420-dependent oxidoreductase, with protein MDYGLVLFTSDRGIAPAKAAKLADDHGFTTFYVPEHTHIPIKREAAHPTTGDESLPDDRYMRTLDPWVSLGTACAVTSRVRLSTAVALPVEHDPITLAKSIATLDHLSGGRVSLGVGFGWNTDELADHNVPPGRRRTMLREYLEAMRALWTEEEASYEGEFVNFGPSWAWPKPVQSHIPVLVGAAGTEKNFKWIAKSADGWITTPRDFNIDEPVKLLQDTWAAAGRSGAPQIVALDFKPDPEKLAHWRELGVTEVLFGLPDKSEAEVSAYVERLAGKLATLV; from the coding sequence ATGGACTATGGGCTCGTTCTCTTCACCAGTGACCGCGGCATCGCCCCGGCCAAGGCCGCCAAACTCGCCGACGATCACGGCTTCACGACGTTCTACGTCCCCGAGCACACCCACATCCCGATCAAGCGCGAGGCCGCTCACCCCACCACCGGTGACGAGTCCCTGCCCGACGACCGCTACATGCGCACCCTCGATCCGTGGGTGTCGCTGGGTACCGCCTGCGCGGTGACGTCGCGGGTCCGGCTGTCGACGGCCGTCGCACTGCCCGTCGAGCACGACCCGATCACGCTGGCCAAATCCATCGCCACCCTCGACCACCTGTCGGGTGGACGCGTATCGCTGGGTGTCGGGTTCGGTTGGAACACCGATGAACTCGCCGACCACAACGTTCCCCCGGGCCGGCGCCGCACCATGCTGCGCGAGTACCTGGAAGCCATGCGCGCGCTGTGGACCGAGGAAGAAGCCTCCTACGAAGGCGAATTCGTGAACTTCGGACCGTCGTGGGCCTGGCCCAAGCCGGTGCAGTCGCACATCCCCGTGCTGGTCGGTGCGGCCGGCACCGAGAAGAACTTCAAGTGGATCGCCAAGTCGGCCGACGGCTGGATCACCACGCCGCGCGACTTCAACATCGACGAGCCGGTCAAGTTGCTGCAGGACACCTGGGCCGCCGCCGGACGTTCCGGTGCACCGCAGATCGTGGCGCTGGACTTCAAGCCGGACCCCGAAAAGCTCGCCCACTGGCGTGAGTTGGGCGTCACCGAGGTGCTGTTCGGCCTGCCCGACAAATCCGAGGCCGAGGTGTCGGCATACGTCGAGCGGCTCGCGGGCAAGCTGGCCACGCTGGTCTAG